One Sphingomonas sp. SUN039 genomic window carries:
- a CDS encoding TonB-dependent receptor, which yields MTRTILLRALLAGTCGLAISSAAFAQTPAPADTNDAEIVVTAQNRAQNVNDVPIAINVVSAEQLKAVGFGNLNDIDKIAPAVQLNQDQGTVKVTVRGVGTNSNDESQDTSVVINIDGEYLNRPNALGSALFDIDRVEVLRGPQGTLYGRNSTGGAINFITRKPGKDFGVNATASYGNYNAIRLDAGVDVPLGSVAAVRVAGFYDKRNGYVSHPARAAFGPFPAYAGGSTDDNDAYGGRISLRLDPTEQLSINLAGEYAKRKFTPAVFAYADLNAAGNGPTGPGCNASGYTRVAPAFAQTLCVPNNTNFLGTIDRGTYAAPGFGTGNIAQSTYAIRGRLAYEFSDAAILTYTGGYRNFSVDNSFLTLPVSYRSYNYLSKTDTQSHELRLNGVIGGITYQLGGFYFKEKIASLSGFVIPIGSALGTTLSYFGRDITSESKSIFGQVEVPLGDKLTAVGGLRYTDNKRTALYRNASPFGAGPPDCFTLGAAATTTNCLFGTGPGVKNYDALPYRTTLNLGSKENKVTWLVGLNYKPNADTLIYGKVSTGFKGGGFDAVGTYKPESNTAYELGWKQSFGERSQHQFNMSTFYYDYRDLQVSVLLNTALGGQTFNAGKATIKGVEASADIALDRLTNFHASVNYLDARYGELFAQFNVYTVPGTGADVNGIGDLDPVTPGIQQPNFAGNRPPFSPEWVITAGLDHKFELGDTGTLTAAVNTTFKSAYFTDFYNYRDGKQTAFSQTDLSLLYKPVSEKFSVQAYVRNLEGTRPLTYGSFVSAGSDDIFNWQFGSPRTYGVRVSVDF from the coding sequence ATGACAAGGACAATTTTGCTGCGCGCGCTGCTGGCGGGCACCTGCGGTCTGGCGATCAGTTCTGCGGCGTTTGCCCAGACCCCCGCACCGGCCGACACAAACGACGCCGAGATCGTCGTCACTGCCCAGAACCGCGCACAGAATGTCAACGACGTGCCGATTGCGATCAATGTGGTCAGCGCCGAACAGCTCAAGGCGGTCGGTTTTGGCAATTTGAACGACATCGACAAGATCGCGCCTGCGGTCCAGCTCAACCAGGATCAGGGCACCGTCAAAGTCACTGTCCGCGGTGTCGGCACGAACTCGAACGACGAATCGCAAGACACGTCGGTCGTCATAAACATCGACGGCGAGTACCTCAACCGTCCGAACGCGCTCGGCTCGGCATTGTTCGATATCGACCGTGTCGAAGTGCTGCGCGGGCCGCAGGGCACGCTTTACGGTCGCAACTCGACCGGCGGCGCGATCAATTTCATCACGCGCAAACCCGGCAAGGATTTCGGCGTCAACGCGACGGCGAGCTATGGCAACTACAATGCGATCCGTCTGGACGCAGGTGTCGACGTCCCGCTCGGCAGCGTCGCTGCCGTTCGCGTCGCCGGATTCTACGACAAGCGCAACGGCTATGTCAGCCACCCGGCCCGCGCGGCATTCGGCCCGTTCCCGGCATACGCCGGTGGCAGCACCGACGATAACGACGCCTATGGCGGACGTATTTCACTGCGGCTCGACCCGACCGAGCAACTATCGATCAATCTCGCAGGGGAATATGCCAAGCGCAAATTCACGCCTGCCGTATTCGCCTATGCAGACCTGAACGCAGCCGGGAACGGCCCGACCGGCCCCGGTTGCAATGCCAGCGGCTATACCCGCGTCGCGCCCGCTTTCGCCCAGACGCTGTGCGTACCCAACAACACCAACTTCCTCGGAACGATCGACCGGGGGACTTACGCAGCGCCTGGCTTCGGTACCGGCAATATCGCGCAAAGCACCTATGCCATTCGCGGACGACTGGCATACGAGTTCAGCGACGCCGCGATCCTGACCTACACCGGTGGCTACCGGAACTTCTCGGTCGACAACAGCTTTCTGACGCTACCTGTCAGCTATCGGTCCTATAATTATCTCAGCAAGACCGACACGCAGAGCCACGAGCTGCGGCTGAACGGCGTCATCGGCGGCATCACTTACCAGCTCGGCGGCTTCTACTTCAAAGAGAAGATCGCGAGCCTGTCCGGCTTCGTCATTCCGATCGGCAGTGCGCTCGGCACCACTCTGTCGTATTTCGGCCGTGACATCACGAGCGAAAGCAAGTCGATCTTCGGCCAGGTCGAAGTTCCGCTCGGCGACAAACTGACCGCCGTCGGCGGCCTGCGCTACACCGACAACAAGCGCACCGCGCTCTATCGCAACGCCTCGCCGTTCGGTGCCGGTCCGCCCGACTGCTTCACGTTGGGAGCTGCGGCCACCACGACCAACTGTCTGTTCGGGACCGGCCCGGGCGTAAAGAACTACGACGCCCTCCCCTATAGGACGACGCTCAACCTCGGCAGCAAAGAGAACAAGGTGACGTGGCTGGTAGGCCTGAACTACAAGCCGAATGCCGACACGCTGATTTATGGCAAGGTGTCGACCGGCTTCAAGGGCGGCGGTTTCGACGCGGTCGGAACCTATAAGCCGGAGTCGAACACGGCCTATGAACTGGGCTGGAAGCAGAGCTTCGGCGAGCGGTCGCAGCACCAGTTCAACATGAGCACTTTCTACTACGACTATCGCGATCTTCAGGTCTCGGTGTTGCTCAATACCGCGCTGGGCGGACAGACGTTCAACGCGGGCAAGGCGACGATCAAGGGCGTCGAGGCCTCGGCCGACATCGCGCTCGATCGGCTCACCAATTTCCATGCTTCGGTCAATTACCTCGATGCCCGCTACGGTGAATTGTTCGCGCAGTTCAACGTCTACACCGTGCCAGGCACCGGCGCCGACGTGAATGGCATCGGCGACCTCGACCCCGTCACGCCGGGCATTCAGCAGCCCAACTTCGCCGGCAACCGCCCGCCATTCTCGCCCGAGTGGGTCATCACGGCCGGGCTCGATCACAAGTTCGAGCTGGGCGACACCGGAACGCTGACGGCCGCCGTGAACACGACCTTCAAAAGCGCGTACTTCACCGATTTCTACAACTACCGCGACGGCAAGCAGACCGCGTTCAGCCAGACCGACCTGAGCTTGTTGTACAAGCCGGTGAGCGAGAAGTTCTCGGTCCAAGCCTACGTCCGCAATCTCGAAGGCACACGGCCGCTGACCTATGGCAGCTTCGTCTCGGCGGGATCGGACGACATCTTCAACTGGCAGTTCGGTTCGCCGCGCACCTACGGCGTACGCGTAAGCGTCGATTTCTGA
- a CDS encoding LLM class flavin-dependent oxidoreductase — MRFSVFLNARSMGPEGDRQLMLDLEAHALKASTLGFDAIFQPDHHFNGYMPTASDSFMFAAYLAAQMPHMHFGFSVVSVPLHHPVRFVERINLLDQLTKGKLLVGVGSGTTPEEMIGFGVNYKDAGAISEQNLALAEALWAKRMEDPAVEIDNGPHQGRVIQRIAPAAFTPGHARLMPVAMKEASARRAAVNGWPAYIPAFTPPQIYGNEPFTHVKKYFDVYKGMLLEAGHSDAVVADALGWSTHTYQCVHVAESDDQARAELEIILKGYQEAVDRENEFNARAEGDAANKKKDININALDEGWIGTWCLYGSPKTVIEHLQPYAELGIGNILCGTTTGPLTPARLAYADQTLDLLSRKVMPAFGK; from the coding sequence ATGCGGTTTTCTGTTTTTCTCAATGCGCGCTCGATGGGCCCCGAGGGCGACCGACAGCTGATGCTCGATCTCGAGGCACATGCGCTCAAGGCGAGCACGCTTGGCTTCGATGCCATTTTCCAGCCCGATCACCATTTCAACGGCTATATGCCGACCGCCAGCGACAGTTTCATGTTCGCTGCGTACCTCGCGGCACAGATGCCGCACATGCATTTCGGCTTTTCGGTGGTGTCGGTGCCGCTGCATCATCCGGTGCGGTTCGTGGAGCGGATCAACCTGCTCGACCAGCTGACCAAGGGTAAGCTGCTTGTCGGTGTGGGGTCGGGGACGACACCCGAGGAGATGATCGGCTTCGGCGTCAACTACAAGGATGCGGGCGCGATCTCCGAACAGAATCTGGCACTCGCCGAGGCGCTCTGGGCGAAGCGGATGGAAGATCCGGCGGTGGAAATCGACAACGGCCCGCATCAGGGCCGCGTCATTCAGCGGATTGCCCCTGCGGCCTTTACACCTGGCCATGCGCGGTTGATGCCGGTCGCGATGAAGGAGGCAAGTGCCCGCCGCGCGGCCGTCAACGGCTGGCCCGCCTATATTCCGGCTTTCACCCCGCCGCAGATTTACGGGAACGAGCCCTTTACCCACGTCAAAAAATACTTCGACGTCTATAAGGGGATGCTCCTGGAAGCAGGGCATAGCGATGCCGTGGTCGCCGACGCCCTCGGCTGGTCGACCCATACCTACCAATGCGTCCATGTTGCCGAGAGCGACGATCAGGCGCGTGCCGAACTCGAAATCATCCTGAAAGGCTATCAGGAAGCGGTCGACCGCGAGAACGAGTTTAATGCGCGCGCCGAAGGGGACGCGGCGAACAAGAAAAAAGACATCAACATCAACGCGCTCGACGAAGGCTGGATCGGCACCTGGTGCCTCTACGGATCGCCGAAAACAGTCATCGAGCATCTCCAGCCCTATGCCGAGCTCGGCATCGGCAACATTCTGTGCGGCACGACGACGGGGCCGCTGACCCCGGCGCGCCTCGCCTATGCCGACCAGACGCTCGACCTGTTGTCGCGCAAGGTCATGCCCGCGTTCGGCAAGTGA
- a CDS encoding glycoside hydrolase family 3 C-terminal domain-containing protein, which yields MPENSSRPLTFDEACALTAGAAMWRSVEIPDAGVPAFTMADGPMGVTSGNIDEREVSLLTPCPTALGASWDAETVRKVGTVVGSDAIERGIDAVLAPNLNLARSPLAGRAFEYFSEDPLLAGVLGAAWIGGLQSTGTGAVAKHLVCNDSETERDRVNAVVDERTLREVYLLPFEMAAAAGCAGMLAAYNKVNGDWCSESTPILTDIVKREWGFGRVIMSDWFGTHSGAGCIDAGLDLEMPGPARFMGPKLADEGGIERDRVFAAANRVAATARQVTGPKSTPLPIEQAQAILEDAAAEGFVLLKNEGDLLPLAPGAVKRIAVIGPNAAAPCYQGGTFAKIAVAPDTPTPIDAIRARYGAQTEIIFEPGVDPQPRLPAMPMPMTVEYFTNPDLDGSPNFTETRTTNSLVWFQGQHTQSVFNEPGSIRATGIFTAEKAGVHKFYLGGTGTVRMRVDSNDLLATGGVLDAKDVMGTLKRGDADMTELALAAGQQIEVVVEFAYTGARCQGLWYGIRSPDSPEAMLARAIAAARDADAVFLIVGETSDSSVESKDRADTKLAPEQVALIEAVTAANPKTAIVANVGHAFDTSWEDRAAALMLVWYPGQGFAPALASVLAGDREPGGRMPVSIARQEVDYCGYSTTPDADGDLVYAEGVNFGYRGLIANGTPARHTLGSGMGYARFEWHDVVAEDGGVAVTVRNISDRAGSDVIQLYRDAPETALIGFAKVRLEPGEERRVVVRPEPKMLRRWQDGWQSLPENIPLRLARGAEAQGFPATLSG from the coding sequence ATGCCCGAAAACTCTTCTAGACCGCTCACTTTCGATGAAGCCTGCGCGCTGACGGCGGGCGCTGCCATGTGGCGCAGTGTCGAAATTCCCGACGCGGGCGTCCCCGCCTTCACCATGGCCGACGGCCCGATGGGCGTGACCAGCGGCAACATCGACGAGCGCGAGGTTTCGTTGCTCACCCCTTGTCCTACCGCGCTCGGCGCAAGCTGGGATGCCGAAACCGTCCGCAAGGTCGGCACTGTCGTCGGCAGCGACGCGATCGAGCGCGGCATCGACGCCGTCCTCGCGCCCAACCTCAATCTCGCACGCAGCCCATTGGCCGGACGCGCGTTCGAATATTTCAGCGAAGACCCGCTGCTCGCGGGCGTGCTGGGCGCGGCGTGGATCGGGGGACTGCAATCGACCGGCACCGGCGCGGTCGCCAAGCACCTCGTGTGCAACGACAGCGAGACCGAGCGCGACCGCGTCAATGCCGTCGTCGATGAACGCACCCTGCGCGAAGTGTACTTGCTGCCGTTCGAAATGGCGGCAGCAGCGGGCTGCGCCGGGATGCTGGCGGCCTATAACAAGGTCAACGGCGACTGGTGCTCGGAAAGCACGCCCATCTTGACCGATATCGTCAAGCGCGAATGGGGCTTCGGCAGAGTGATCATGTCCGACTGGTTCGGCACGCATTCGGGGGCAGGCTGCATCGACGCGGGGCTCGACCTCGAAATGCCAGGACCGGCGCGCTTCATGGGGCCGAAGCTGGCCGATGAAGGCGGCATCGAACGCGACCGTGTGTTCGCGGCGGCAAACCGGGTTGCGGCGACCGCACGGCAAGTGACCGGTCCCAAATCCACGCCCCTCCCCATCGAGCAAGCTCAGGCGATCCTCGAGGACGCTGCCGCCGAGGGTTTTGTGCTGCTGAAAAATGAGGGCGATCTCCTCCCGCTTGCCCCCGGTGCCGTGAAACGCATTGCGGTGATCGGCCCCAATGCCGCCGCACCCTGTTATCAGGGCGGTACTTTTGCCAAGATCGCGGTTGCCCCCGATACACCGACCCCCATCGATGCCATCCGCGCGCGTTATGGCGCGCAGACCGAAATTATTTTCGAACCCGGCGTCGATCCGCAGCCGCGCCTCCCCGCGATGCCGATGCCGATGACAGTCGAGTATTTTACCAATCCCGACCTCGACGGTTCGCCAAACTTCACCGAAACCCGCACGACCAACTCGCTCGTCTGGTTTCAGGGGCAGCACACGCAGTCGGTTTTCAACGAACCCGGCTCGATCCGTGCGACCGGCATTTTTACGGCGGAGAAAGCGGGCGTCCATAAGTTCTATCTCGGCGGAACGGGCACGGTCCGGATGCGCGTCGATAGCAACGATCTGCTTGCGACCGGCGGGGTGCTCGACGCCAAGGATGTCATGGGTACGCTCAAGCGCGGCGATGCCGACATGACCGAACTGGCGCTAGCGGCGGGGCAGCAGATCGAGGTCGTTGTCGAATTCGCCTATACCGGCGCGCGCTGCCAGGGGCTGTGGTATGGTATCCGTTCGCCCGACAGTCCGGAAGCAATGCTCGCCCGCGCCATCGCGGCGGCACGCGATGCGGATGCGGTTTTCCTGATCGTCGGCGAGACCAGCGATTCGAGCGTCGAGAGCAAGGATCGCGCCGACACCAAACTCGCCCCCGAACAAGTCGCGTTGATCGAGGCGGTGACGGCAGCCAACCCGAAGACCGCCATCGTCGCCAATGTTGGCCACGCCTTCGATACATCATGGGAGGACCGCGCCGCCGCGTTGATGCTCGTCTGGTATCCGGGGCAGGGGTTCGCACCTGCACTCGCCAGTGTGCTCGCGGGCGACCGCGAACCCGGCGGGCGGATGCCGGTGAGCATCGCCCGGCAAGAGGTGGATTATTGCGGCTATTCGACCACGCCCGACGCCGACGGCGACCTCGTTTATGCAGAGGGCGTGAATTTCGGCTATCGCGGCCTGATCGCGAACGGCACCCCCGCCCGCCATACCCTAGGCAGCGGCATGGGCTATGCGCGGTTCGAATGGCACGATGTTGTGGCGGAAGATGGGGGCGTTGCCGTCACCGTCCGCAATATCTCGGATCGTGCCGGATCGGATGTGATCCAGTTGTACCGCGATGCGCCCGAAACCGCCCTGATCGGTTTTGCCAAGGTGCGGCTCGAACCGGGTGAAGAGCGGCGGGTGGTGGTGCGGCCCGAGCCGAAGATGTTGCGGCGTTGGCAGGATGGCTGGCAATCGCTGCCCGAAAACATACCCTTGCGCCTCGCCCGCGGGGCCGAAGCGCAGGGTTTTCCCGCTACCTTGTCGGGCTAG
- a CDS encoding MFS transporter produces MAFTVTDSASALSPARRMWAVGVIACVMVLELIDMTVLNVAIPTLRDDFGASPSHVQWMVAGYTTVFALLLITTGRLGDIFGYKRMLMLGMAGFTLSSLLCGIAPTPDTLVAARLLQGFTGALMVPQGTSLIQVMFAPHERMKPLAIYGLLGGLATMLGPVIGGAIIGANWFGLGWRPIFLVNLPIGLAALVVASLVLPEGRSSSAPKLDWTGTLLSMAALFALLFPLIQGNRSGWPLWSLAMLAAAVPLGWLLVRHTRGRAQAGRPTLIEPAVLKVHPFRVGLSVTILFQIASTGFIFILPVALQSGLGLSATDSGLAHLPMALAVALGIGLLSRRLLPRLGTRMMTFGSFIMIAGIALVGLVVRSGSLAGPDALYGPMFLTGFGMGLVVGPLPPCTLSDVDVAHAGAGSGLLKTVQQLGAALGVALVGNLFFSLGGSGTGAAIIDAYLQTLVAIAALLLAAGLLALRFPGNLRLLAPQSPVAAAAP; encoded by the coding sequence ATGGCATTCACGGTAACCGACAGCGCCTCTGCCCTGAGCCCCGCCCGCCGCATGTGGGCGGTGGGCGTGATTGCCTGCGTCATGGTGCTCGAACTCATCGACATGACGGTGCTCAACGTCGCTATCCCGACCTTGCGCGACGATTTCGGGGCCAGTCCGTCGCACGTCCAGTGGATGGTGGCGGGCTATACGACCGTGTTCGCGCTGCTGCTGATTACGACCGGCAGGTTGGGCGACATTTTCGGGTACAAACGCATGTTGATGCTCGGCATGGCGGGCTTTACCCTGTCGTCGTTGCTGTGCGGCATCGCCCCGACACCCGACACACTGGTGGCCGCACGTTTGCTGCAAGGGTTTACCGGCGCACTCATGGTGCCGCAGGGGACATCGCTGATTCAGGTGATGTTCGCGCCGCACGAAAGGATGAAGCCGCTGGCGATCTATGGCCTGCTCGGCGGTCTGGCGACGATGCTGGGACCGGTGATCGGCGGCGCCATCATCGGCGCGAACTGGTTCGGGCTGGGCTGGCGACCGATTTTTCTCGTCAACCTGCCGATCGGACTGGCAGCGCTTGTGGTCGCCTCGCTTGTGCTGCCGGAGGGGCGATCCTCGTCCGCGCCAAAGCTCGACTGGACGGGCACCCTCCTCTCGATGGCTGCGCTGTTCGCGCTGTTGTTTCCGTTGATCCAGGGCAACCGGTCGGGCTGGCCGCTGTGGAGTCTGGCGATGCTGGCCGCTGCGGTTCCGCTCGGCTGGCTGCTGGTGCGGCATACACGCGGACGCGCACAAGCCGGTCGCCCGACGCTGATCGAGCCAGCTGTCCTGAAAGTGCATCCATTCCGCGTCGGCCTGTCGGTGACGATCCTGTTCCAGATCGCCAGCACCGGGTTCATCTTCATCCTGCCGGTCGCGTTGCAATCGGGCCTCGGCTTGAGCGCGACCGACTCGGGGCTGGCGCATTTGCCGATGGCGCTCGCTGTGGCCTTGGGCATCGGCCTGTTGTCGCGGCGCTTGCTGCCGCGCCTCGGCACACGGATGATGACCTTCGGCAGCTTCATCATGATAGCCGGGATCGCGTTGGTCGGGCTGGTCGTCAGAAGCGGCAGCCTTGCCGGTCCGGACGCCCTTTACGGCCCGATGTTCCTGACCGGCTTCGGCATGGGCCTTGTCGTCGGGCCGCTGCCGCCGTGCACGCTGTCGGACGTCGATGTCGCGCATGCCGGAGCGGGGTCGGGCCTGCTCAAGACCGTGCAACAGCTTGGCGCGGCGCTGGGCGTGGCACTGGTCGGCAATCTGTTCTTTTCGCTCGGCGGCAGCGGGACAGGTGCGGCGATTATCGACGCTTATTTGCAGACGCTGGTCGCGATTGCCGCGTTGCTGCTCGCCGCAGGTCTGCTGGCGCTACGTTTCCCTGGCAACCTGCGGCTGCTCGCGCCTCAGTCCCCGGTTGCAGCCGCCGCGCCATAG
- a CDS encoding TetR/AcrR family transcriptional regulator, with the protein MSTALEADPVVAAPAVSRKPQQGRSKASLERMLAAAEQLMIERGCEDFTLQEVSQRGNVSIGSIYLRFDSKDNLVRAVISDHLERMKEEEDRMLAVVTESASLNSFVAAYVEAYAELLKQHAPLLRLTMKRAENDPQVSEPGKRVALRVEDLSTAAMMAYADEMGGKDKELKANSSFHVIFATLARQLSLGSTGESVHDYDWSQLKRELGRMCLAYLKHAR; encoded by the coding sequence ATGTCAACTGCTCTCGAAGCCGACCCCGTAGTCGCTGCCCCTGCCGTCAGCCGCAAACCCCAGCAGGGGCGCAGCAAGGCCTCGCTCGAACGGATGCTGGCCGCCGCTGAGCAGCTGATGATCGAGCGCGGCTGCGAGGATTTCACGCTTCAGGAAGTCAGCCAGCGTGGCAACGTGTCGATCGGTTCGATCTATCTGCGCTTCGACAGCAAGGACAATCTGGTTCGCGCCGTGATTTCCGACCACCTCGAGCGGATGAAAGAAGAAGAGGACCGGATGCTGGCCGTCGTGACCGAGTCGGCCTCTCTGAACAGCTTCGTGGCAGCCTATGTCGAAGCCTATGCCGAACTGTTGAAGCAGCATGCGCCGTTGCTGCGACTGACGATGAAGCGCGCTGAAAACGACCCGCAGGTGTCGGAACCGGGCAAACGGGTGGCACTGCGGGTGGAAGACCTGTCGACAGCGGCAATGATGGCCTATGCCGACGAAATGGGTGGCAAAGACAAAGAGCTGAAAGCCAATTCCTCTTTTCACGTCATCTTTGCGACCCTTGCCCGTCAACTCAGCCTCGGCTCAACCGGCGAATCGGTGCATGACTATGACTGGAGCCAGTTGAAGCGCGAGCTGGGCCGGATGTGTCTGGCCTATCTCAAGCACGCCCGATGA
- a CDS encoding MFS transporter — translation MAQPASIERLSWPQRLAWMVCAMPELLKSFAWDFFVLFFYAQVVGLNGFLIGVAVAIIIVFDALVDPWIGALSDRMTGARFGRRHTLMFAAILPFMIGIYGVFAPPSGMSQFAILSWLLGFGLLARCGISFWTVPAYALGGELSSDADERRLIAVLRNLGNQIVILSVPVVAFAVFFTPTPAFPRAQLDPAPYPGFGLFVALLGGALMLTGALGTYRKARALETNMPAPQVSEEAGIGALLSRFWRAFRITPNIGRVLMVAFLVLFVNSVINQLTLHLATYFWQLDHEWTPRIQIGATLGSILAMALAPAFTRALGSKRAMQVGLTAFFVAQASAIVLPLAGLAPAAGTAAIGLLIVALRFLGGLAYGLYVVPFCIVTYDIGDEHEANTGEPAQGLVASFMFVGLQLGSGAVALLAGSFLGLIAFPAGLPVAQMPAGKVQELAVFVLVLILIAGGTMAWLVGTFRQRAVAVEPLPA, via the coding sequence ATGGCACAGCCTGCGTCAATCGAACGTCTGAGCTGGCCGCAGCGGCTGGCGTGGATGGTGTGCGCCATGCCCGAACTTCTTAAATCCTTCGCCTGGGATTTCTTCGTCCTGTTTTTCTACGCCCAGGTCGTCGGCTTGAACGGCTTTCTGATCGGCGTTGCGGTTGCCATCATCATCGTCTTCGATGCGCTGGTCGATCCGTGGATCGGGGCGCTGTCGGACCGGATGACCGGTGCGCGCTTCGGGCGGCGGCACACGCTGATGTTTGCCGCGATCCTGCCGTTCATGATCGGCATTTACGGCGTCTTTGCGCCGCCGTCGGGCATGAGCCAGTTTGCGATTCTTAGCTGGTTGCTCGGCTTCGGGCTGCTCGCGCGCTGCGGCATCTCGTTCTGGACGGTTCCGGCTTATGCCTTGGGGGGCGAACTCTCGTCCGATGCGGACGAACGCCGGTTGATCGCGGTGCTGCGCAATCTCGGCAACCAGATCGTGATCCTGTCGGTGCCCGTCGTCGCGTTCGCGGTGTTCTTCACGCCGACCCCTGCCTTTCCCCGCGCGCAGCTCGACCCGGCCCCCTATCCCGGCTTCGGCCTGTTCGTGGCACTGCTTGGCGGGGCGCTGATGCTGACCGGCGCGCTCGGCACCTATCGAAAGGCGCGCGCGCTGGAAACGAACATGCCCGCGCCGCAAGTGAGCGAAGAAGCGGGCATTGGCGCGCTGCTGTCGCGCTTCTGGCGCGCCTTCCGGATCACGCCCAACATCGGCCGGGTGCTGATGGTCGCGTTTCTGGTGCTGTTCGTGAATTCGGTCATCAACCAGCTGACGCTGCATCTCGCGACCTATTTCTGGCAGCTCGACCATGAATGGACCCCGCGTATCCAGATCGGTGCAACCCTCGGCTCGATCCTTGCGATGGCACTGGCCCCTGCGTTCACGCGCGCGCTGGGCAGCAAGCGGGCAATGCAGGTGGGATTGACCGCGTTCTTCGTCGCGCAGGCGAGCGCGATCGTCCTGCCGCTCGCCGGATTGGCCCCCGCGGCGGGAACAGCAGCCATCGGGCTGCTCATCGTCGCGCTGCGCTTTCTGGGCGGGCTGGCCTATGGCCTGTACGTCGTGCCGTTCTGCATCGTCACCTATGACATCGGCGACGAGCATGAGGCGAATACCGGCGAACCTGCACAGGGGCTGGTCGCCAGTTTCATGTTCGTCGGGCTGCAACTGGGTAGCGGTGCGGTTGCGCTCCTCGCCGGATCGTTTCTCGGCCTGATTGCCTTTCCCGCCGGATTGCCCGTAGCGCAAATGCCTGCCGGGAAGGTGCAAGAGCTTGCGGTCTTCGTCCTGGTACTGATCCTCATAGCGGGCGGCACGATGGCCTGGCTGGTCGGTACGTTCCGACAACGCGCGGTAGCTGTCGAACCGCTGCCCGCTTGA
- a CDS encoding Gfo/Idh/MocA family protein produces MTPLRVGVLGAGAIAPPYYMAMQAWPQLDLRCCASKGMASAEAAAAKYGIAAVRFDAMLADPEIDVILNLTPVQAHFATSKAILSAGKHLYSEKPLAATLAEAAELIALARAKGLRIGCAPDTFFGSAHQAARSAIDAGSIGTPVGGALFFGNAGVEMWHPKPEPFYSTGGGPVSDHSPYYLSQAINLLGPVASVSAAGARPFPLRTMRNAARAGEVFETQVDTSIAGTLTFANGTLVTLAMSWDVGPHGRAPIEIYGSEGTLHNPDPNWSDGKVTLQTREGKRELDHSGRPFHKPTMINFFGIEVGYYRLCGLADMADAIADNRPHRASADMALHVMDVIEAIRLSGETGQRVDLKTSCERPAPIADDIAGAANIDPFGGMLDARKLF; encoded by the coding sequence GTGACGCCGCTTCGCGTCGGGGTGCTGGGGGCGGGCGCGATTGCGCCGCCCTATTATATGGCGATGCAGGCATGGCCGCAGCTCGACCTGCGCTGCTGTGCGTCGAAGGGCATGGCCAGTGCCGAAGCCGCTGCCGCGAAATACGGGATCGCGGCAGTTCGCTTCGACGCGATGCTCGCCGATCCCGAAATCGACGTCATCCTGAATCTCACGCCGGTGCAGGCGCATTTCGCGACGTCGAAGGCGATCCTGTCGGCAGGCAAGCATCTCTATTCCGAAAAGCCCCTCGCCGCAACGCTCGCCGAAGCGGCGGAACTGATTGCCCTCGCCCGCGCCAAGGGCCTTCGCATCGGCTGTGCGCCGGATACCTTCTTCGGCAGCGCGCATCAGGCGGCTCGTTCCGCCATCGATGCCGGATCGATCGGCACACCCGTCGGCGGGGCGCTGTTCTTCGGGAATGCCGGGGTCGAGATGTGGCATCCCAAGCCCGAACCCTTTTACAGCACGGGCGGCGGGCCGGTGTCCGACCACAGCCCCTATTACCTGTCGCAGGCGATCAACCTGCTCGGGCCGGTGGCGTCGGTCAGCGCGGCAGGCGCGAGGCCCTTTCCGCTGCGGACGATGCGAAATGCGGCGCGGGCGGGCGAGGTTTTCGAGACGCAGGTCGATACCAGCATCGCGGGCACTCTGACGTTCGCCAATGGCACACTGGTGACCTTGGCGATGTCCTGGGATGTCGGCCCGCACGGCCGTGCGCCCATCGAGATTTACGGCAGCGAGGGCACGCTGCACAATCCCGACCCGAACTGGTCGGACGGCAAGGTGACGCTGCAAACGCGCGAGGGGAAGCGTGAGCTCGACCACTCGGGCAGGCCTTTCCACAAGCCGACGATGATCAACTTCTTCGGGATCGAAGTGGGCTATTACCGGCTGTGCGGCCTTGCCGACATGGCCGATGCCATCGCCGATAACCGTCCCCACCGCGCGAGCGCCGACATGGCGTTGCATGTCATGGACGTGATCGAGGCAATCCGGCTGTCGGGCGAGACGGGGCAGCGGGTGGACCTGAAAACCAGTTGCGAACGGCCCGCGCCGATTGCCGACGACATCGCGGGCGCGGCGAACATCGACCCCTTTGGAGGCATGCTCGATGCCCGAAAACTCTTCTAG